A part of Lacibacter sp. H407 genomic DNA contains:
- a CDS encoding exo-alpha-sialidase translates to MKRITSILLLICANVTAQDTVRYTGTTLSNVDYHHGQLSPAVGVHNIQTMRANRSDTGAASWTYNHAPMLAYWNNTFYLEYLSDPVGEHIPPGQTLLQSSKDGYNWTYPVVIFPPYKIPDGFVKEGKTDTAKNSYAVMHQRFGFYTSKSKRLFALAFYGIALGQKDDPNDGNGIGRVIREIKADGSFGPIHFLRYNHSFSEKNTSYPFYKSSKDKGFVAVCDEILNTPLLMMQTVEEGDRNDPLIPLQKDFKAFNYYHLPNGNIVGLWKSALTSISKDEGKTWQYNPTRAPGFVNSNAKIWGQKTSDGKYATVYNPSEFRWPLAVSVSDDGLKYKNLLLVNGEITSMRYGGAYKSYGPQYVRGIQEMDGKPADNNMWVTYSMNKEDMWVSRVPVPVKNKVSSHVNDVFNNMSAGKELNEWNIYSPLWCRVNVETINNQKVVALHDSDPFDYAKAERIFPESKNLTVEFTVSAQQTNTGNLEIELLDKKGTATLRLMLDSTGSILTKQGYRNKSLGKYNAGEQLNIKIELNTTTRFYTVTINNGKPNLNLFFQPVESVDRLSFRTGAVRRFPNADTPTDQDYDLPGADAKAKEAVYFIHSVKTK, encoded by the coding sequence ATGAAAAGAATTACTTCAATATTATTATTGATCTGTGCGAATGTAACGGCGCAAGATACAGTTCGCTACACTGGTACAACCTTATCAAACGTTGATTATCATCACGGACAATTATCACCTGCAGTTGGTGTGCATAATATTCAAACCATGCGTGCCAATCGTTCAGACACAGGTGCTGCATCATGGACATACAACCATGCGCCTATGCTGGCATATTGGAACAACACTTTCTATTTGGAATATTTAAGCGATCCTGTTGGTGAACATATTCCACCAGGACAAACACTATTGCAAAGTTCAAAAGATGGCTACAACTGGACTTATCCTGTTGTTATTTTCCCACCATATAAAATACCGGATGGTTTTGTAAAAGAAGGCAAGACAGATACAGCAAAGAATAGCTATGCAGTTATGCATCAGCGATTTGGTTTTTATACATCAAAATCAAAACGATTATTTGCATTGGCGTTTTATGGAATTGCATTGGGACAAAAAGATGATCCAAATGATGGGAATGGTATTGGTCGTGTAATCAGGGAAATAAAAGCTGATGGTTCATTCGGCCCCATTCACTTTTTGAGATATAATCATTCCTTCAGTGAAAAGAATACATCGTATCCATTTTATAAATCATCAAAAGACAAAGGTTTTGTTGCAGTTTGTGATGAAATTCTAAATACTCCATTGTTGATGATGCAAACCGTAGAAGAAGGCGATCGCAACGATCCGTTGATTCCTTTGCAAAAAGATTTTAAAGCATTCAACTATTATCATTTACCAAATGGCAATATAGTGGGACTTTGGAAGTCTGCATTAACAAGCATTTCAAAAGACGAAGGGAAGACCTGGCAATACAACCCAACAAGGGCGCCGGGTTTTGTCAATTCCAATGCGAAGATATGGGGACAGAAAACCAGCGATGGGAAATATGCAACAGTGTACAACCCTTCTGAATTTCGCTGGCCTTTGGCCGTTAGTGTAAGTGATGATGGATTGAAGTATAAAAATCTTCTGTTGGTGAATGGTGAGATCACTTCCATGCGCTATGGGGGTGCTTATAAAAGTTATGGGCCGCAGTATGTACGTGGCATACAGGAAATGGATGGCAAACCTGCTGATAATAACATGTGGGTGACCTACAGCATGAACAAAGAAGATATGTGGGTGAGTCGTGTTCCTGTTCCTGTAAAAAATAAAGTATCATCACATGTGAATGATGTATTCAACAATATGTCTGCAGGAAAAGAACTGAATGAATGGAATATTTATAGTCCGCTTTGGTGCAGGGTGAATGTGGAGACTATCAATAATCAAAAAGTTGTTGCCTTGCACGATAGCGATCCGTTTGACTATGCAAAAGCAGAACGTATTTTTCCTGAATCAAAAAATCTAACAGTTGAGTTTACTGTAAGTGCACAACAAACAAACACCGGTAATCTTGAAATTGAATTGCTCGATAAAAAAGGAACAGCTACACTTCGTTTAATGCTCGATTCTACCGGAAGTATTTTAACCAAACAAGGTTATCGAAACAAGAGTCTGGGTAAATACAATGCAGGCGAACAGCTCAATATCAAAATCGAACTGAATACGACAACCCGTTTCTATACAGTAACGATTAACAACGGTAAACCTAATCTGAATCTTTTTTTCCAGCCGGTTGAGTCTGTTGATCGGTTATCGTTCCGTACAGGAGCTGTGCGTCGCTTCCCCAATGCAGATACACCAACCGACCAGGATTATGATTTGCCGGGAGCTGATGCAAAAGCGAAGGAAGCAGTTTATTTTATTCATAGCGTAAAAACAAAATAG
- a CDS encoding glycoside hydrolase family 43 protein, with product MWKNFKLVFARVCRSFPSGERVGVWGFVLLLFLSSCSRKAYLFTSFHEPADAGLRMLYSYDGKNWTDLDTVLLQPKVGNQKVMRDPSMVQGPDGTFHLVWTSSWRGDLGFGYASSRDLFNWSEQQFIPVMKNEPTTVNVWAPELFYDDEAKQYIIIWASCIPGRFERGIEEDSNNHRMYVTTTPDFKTFSDTKLFIDPKFSVIDAVIVKRKKDDYVLVLKDNTRPERNIKVAFGTSPLGPWTNISKPFSDNFTEGPSVVKLKDEWLIYFDSYRKKIYEAVATKDFVKFENVTTKVKVPEGHKHGTIVPVKKKVIKRLLKT from the coding sequence ATGTGGAAGAACTTTAAGTTGGTGTTTGCAAGAGTGTGCCGCTCTTTTCCCTCCGGGGAAAGAGTAGGAGTATGGGGCTTTGTTTTATTGTTATTCCTTTCTTCCTGTTCAAGAAAAGCATACCTGTTCACATCCTTTCATGAACCTGCCGACGCAGGTTTGCGGATGTTGTACAGTTATGATGGAAAAAACTGGACGGATCTTGATACAGTTCTTTTACAACCGAAAGTGGGTAATCAGAAAGTGATGCGTGACCCAAGCATGGTGCAAGGGCCCGATGGTACTTTTCATTTGGTATGGACAAGCAGTTGGCGTGGTGATCTTGGTTTTGGATATGCTTCATCAAGAGATTTATTCAACTGGAGTGAACAGCAATTTATTCCGGTAATGAAGAATGAACCAACAACCGTGAATGTGTGGGCGCCTGAATTGTTTTACGATGACGAAGCAAAGCAATACATCATTATCTGGGCAAGTTGTATCCCAGGCAGGTTTGAGAGAGGGATTGAAGAAGACAGTAACAATCATCGCATGTATGTTACTACAACGCCTGATTTTAAAACATTCAGTGATACAAAATTATTTATCGATCCGAAATTCAGCGTTATTGATGCGGTAATTGTAAAACGGAAGAAAGATGATTATGTGTTGGTATTGAAAGATAATACAAGACCTGAACGGAATATTAAAGTGGCATTTGGCACATCGCCACTTGGTCCTTGGACGAATATTTCAAAACCCTTCTCGGATAATTTCACCGAAGGTCCTTCGGTGGTGAAGCTGAAAGATGAATGGCTGATCTATTTTGATTCGTATCGGAAGAAAATATATGAAGCGGTTGCAACAAAAGACTTTGTAAAGTTTGAAAATGTGACAACAAAAGTAAAAGTGCCGGAGGGGCATAAACATGGAACGATTGTTCCGGTGAAGAAAAAAGTGATTAAGAGATTATTGAAAACCTGA
- a CDS encoding glycoside hydrolase family 140 protein — protein MKNRLTIVFVLLSLFANAQVQQLKVSANKRFFQTADGKPFFWIGDTGWLLFVKCSREDAIKYLETRKQQGFNVVQVMVLHDMNNTKNVYGDYALINEDAAKPNVTPGNNFADTTAYDYWDHVDFIVNEAAKRGIYMAMVPVWGSNVKGGKVNAQQGEAYAKFLANRYKNKTNIIWLNGGDVKGTEGMDVWKVIGPTLKKYDPKHLVTYHPRGRTSSSDWFHNESWLDFNMFQSGHKDYAQDTSSNETNHYGEDNWKFIAVDYNLKPVKPTLDGEPSYENIPHGLHDSLQPRWTDADIRRYAYWSVFAGGAGFTYGENATMQFNKMGDWTANYGVTMNWKQALLSPGATQMVHLKKLMLSKSYFDRVPAQELVVDCGERYNRVAATRGTNYAMFYVYNGSSFTIDATKLKFAASKANWFNPANGKQQPVVGYKKGTTTFDPPGEQKDGNDWVLILEASPNHSKGGTLKP, from the coding sequence ATGAAGAATAGATTAACGATAGTGTTTGTATTGCTTTCATTGTTTGCAAATGCGCAGGTACAACAGTTGAAAGTATCTGCCAACAAACGGTTTTTTCAAACAGCAGATGGAAAACCATTTTTCTGGATAGGTGATACCGGTTGGTTGTTATTTGTAAAGTGCAGCCGTGAAGATGCGATTAAATATCTCGAAACAAGAAAGCAGCAAGGCTTTAATGTAGTGCAGGTAATGGTGTTGCATGACATGAACAATACAAAGAATGTTTATGGTGATTATGCGTTGATCAATGAAGATGCAGCGAAGCCGAATGTTACTCCCGGAAATAATTTTGCCGATACTACTGCTTACGATTATTGGGATCATGTGGATTTTATTGTGAACGAAGCTGCGAAACGTGGTATTTATATGGCGATGGTTCCTGTTTGGGGCAGCAATGTAAAAGGAGGAAAAGTAAATGCACAGCAGGGTGAAGCGTATGCAAAGTTTTTAGCAAATCGTTATAAAAACAAAACAAACATTATCTGGCTTAATGGTGGTGATGTTAAGGGAACAGAAGGAATGGATGTGTGGAAAGTGATTGGTCCCACATTAAAGAAATACGATCCGAAACATTTAGTGACGTATCATCCACGTGGCAGAACATCTTCAAGCGATTGGTTTCATAACGAATCATGGCTTGATTTTAATATGTTCCAAAGCGGGCACAAAGATTATGCGCAGGATACCAGCAGCAACGAAACAAATCATTACGGCGAAGACAACTGGAAGTTCATTGCTGTTGATTACAACTTAAAACCGGTGAAGCCAACATTGGATGGAGAACCTTCATACGAGAATATTCCACATGGTTTGCACGACAGTTTACAGCCCCGCTGGACGGATGCAGATATTCGCCGCTATGCATACTGGAGTGTGTTTGCAGGTGGTGCAGGTTTTACCTATGGTGAAAATGCAACTATGCAGTTTAATAAAATGGGCGATTGGACAGCCAACTATGGTGTCACCATGAACTGGAAGCAGGCGTTGTTATCTCCGGGTGCAACACAAATGGTTCATTTGAAAAAACTTATGTTGAGTAAATCGTATTTCGATCGTGTGCCTGCGCAGGAATTAGTGGTTGACTGTGGCGAACGTTACAATCGTGTTGCTGCAACAAGGGGGACAAACTATGCAATGTTTTATGTGTACAACGGAAGCTCATTTACGATTGATGCAACGAAGCTGAAGTTTGCTGCATCAAAAGCAAACTGGTTCAATCCGGCTAACGGTAAACAACAACCGGTTGTGGGATATAAAAAAGGTACAACCACTTTTGATCCTCCCGGTGAACAGAAAGACGGAAACGATTGGGTATTAATTCTTGAGGCCTCCCCAAACCACTCCAAAGGAGGGACTTTAAAACCCTAA
- a CDS encoding DUF6298 domain-containing protein translates to MNKKVAYKILFLFCLFIQQALLAQKQVKPVPPLYSEKGKLIYTADAQGNRIPDFSYCGYKASEQSIPDVDVKVVVPVKAGDATLRIQSALDYVASLPADAKGFRGTVLLQKGTYEVLGQLRIAASGVVLRGSGINATTIVGAGTGRLALIKIVGKNTISKELTGLKITDPFVPVNAMSFHVDQINFKDHSNKIIIRRPSTANWINLLGTDHFGGGITALGWKPGDRDLYFDRTITKIEGNTVYIDAPLTTAFDTTYGGATMYFYNNDGRINNCGIENIKLISTFDKTNPKDEDHRWNAINIENAEDCWVRQITFQHFAGSAVSVLETSKRVTVEDCISLAPVSEIGGQRRYTFLTTGQQTLFQRCYAENGYHDFAVGFCAPGPNAFVQCESMLSYSFSGTIDSWASGVLFDVVNVDGNALRFGNRWQDANGAGWSAANSLFWNCSAARIDCYKPPTAQNWAFGSWSQFAGDGYWNESNNTISPRSLYYAQLHERLNKNIDQQGQIMDVPTEASSSPSVEVAQALTKEAAKPRLQLKEFIAQASGRNKIPVDAGSSKTIDQIGIKKPIVPTLAPSLQIKNGVLVRGDELITGKRSNVQWWNGGVQGRDIQQSKWHITRFVPGRSGKGLTDDLNEVVSEMKISKTIAIEHNYGLWYDRRRDDHQRVRRMDGEVWPPFYELPYARSGKETAWDGLSKYDLTKFNLFYWSRLKQFADLADQNGLLLVHQNYFQHNIIEAGAHYADFPWRTANNINNTGFVEPVNYAGDKRIFYAEQFYDISNPVRRELHKKYIRQCLNNFKDNNGVIQLIGEEFTGPTHFVKFWLDVIREWEKETGKHPIVGLSVTKDIQDSILNIPAYASVVDLIDIRYWHYQTDGTAYAPKGGENLAPRQHARLLKPKKTSFEQVYRAVKEYRTKYPTKAVIYSGDNYPEFGMAAFMAGGSLPVMSENIDAAILKAAVGMKPVASANASEYVLSDGKNSIIYNTVTRKLERR, encoded by the coding sequence GTGAATAAAAAAGTCGCATACAAAATTCTATTTCTATTCTGCTTATTTATACAACAGGCTTTACTTGCGCAAAAGCAGGTAAAGCCTGTTCCTCCTTTATATAGTGAGAAAGGAAAATTGATCTACACGGCAGATGCGCAGGGGAATCGCATTCCTGATTTTTCTTATTGTGGTTACAAAGCATCTGAACAATCAATACCCGATGTTGATGTGAAAGTTGTGGTACCTGTGAAAGCAGGTGATGCAACACTTCGCATTCAATCGGCTTTGGATTATGTGGCTTCACTGCCTGCAGACGCAAAAGGTTTTCGTGGAACAGTGTTATTACAAAAAGGAACTTATGAAGTGTTGGGACAGTTACGTATTGCTGCATCAGGTGTGGTATTGCGTGGAAGCGGCATCAATGCAACAACCATTGTTGGTGCAGGAACAGGGCGGTTAGCATTGATCAAGATCGTTGGAAAGAATACGATTTCAAAAGAACTCACCGGCTTAAAAATTACCGATCCGTTTGTGCCGGTAAACGCTATGAGTTTTCATGTTGATCAGATAAATTTTAAAGATCACTCAAATAAAATTATTATCCGTCGTCCTTCAACAGCCAACTGGATCAACTTGTTAGGTACTGATCATTTTGGTGGAGGTATTACTGCATTGGGTTGGAAACCCGGTGACAGAGACTTGTATTTTGATCGCACTATTACAAAGATCGAAGGCAATACAGTTTACATTGATGCACCACTTACAACTGCGTTCGATACAACTTATGGTGGAGCAACAATGTATTTCTATAACAATGATGGCCGTATTAATAATTGCGGCATTGAAAATATCAAGTTGATTTCCACTTTCGATAAAACAAATCCAAAAGATGAAGATCATCGCTGGAATGCTATCAATATTGAAAATGCAGAAGACTGCTGGGTACGTCAAATAACCTTTCAGCATTTTGCCGGAAGTGCAGTGAGTGTATTGGAAACTTCCAAGCGTGTTACTGTTGAAGACTGTATTTCGCTGGCACCAGTTTCTGAAATCGGCGGTCAACGTCGTTATACGTTTTTAACAACCGGTCAGCAAACTTTGTTTCAACGTTGTTATGCTGAAAATGGTTACCATGATTTTGCTGTTGGTTTTTGCGCACCAGGTCCCAATGCATTTGTACAATGCGAATCAATGTTGTCTTATAGTTTCAGCGGAACAATTGACAGCTGGGCAAGCGGCGTTTTGTTTGATGTGGTGAATGTAGATGGCAACGCATTGCGTTTTGGTAATCGTTGGCAGGATGCAAATGGCGCAGGGTGGAGCGCTGCCAATAGTTTATTCTGGAACTGTAGTGCAGCACGCATCGATTGTTACAAACCACCAACTGCACAAAACTGGGCATTCGGCAGCTGGAGCCAGTTTGCAGGCGATGGCTACTGGAACGAATCGAATAATACCATCAGTCCAAGAAGTTTGTACTATGCACAGTTGCATGAACGACTGAATAAAAATATTGATCAGCAAGGGCAGATCATGGATGTGCCAACAGAAGCAAGCAGCAGTCCATCGGTTGAAGTAGCACAGGCACTTACAAAAGAAGCAGCAAAGCCGAGATTACAATTGAAAGAATTCATTGCACAGGCATCAGGTCGCAATAAAATCCCTGTTGATGCAGGAAGCAGTAAAACAATTGATCAGATCGGAATTAAGAAACCAATTGTTCCAACACTTGCGCCTTCATTACAAATCAAGAACGGTGTATTAGTTAGAGGAGATGAACTCATCACAGGTAAACGTTCAAATGTGCAATGGTGGAATGGAGGTGTACAGGGTCGAGATATTCAACAGTCCAAATGGCATATCACCCGTTTTGTTCCCGGTCGTTCTGGAAAAGGTTTAACGGATGATTTGAACGAAGTAGTGAGTGAAATGAAAATTTCAAAGACTATTGCGATTGAACACAACTATGGTTTGTGGTACGATAGAAGAAGAGACGATCATCAACGTGTCCGCAGAATGGATGGCGAAGTATGGCCGCCGTTTTATGAATTGCCTTATGCAAGAAGTGGAAAAGAAACAGCATGGGATGGATTGAGTAAATATGATTTAACGAAGTTCAATTTGTTTTACTGGAGTCGATTAAAACAGTTTGCTGATCTCGCTGATCAGAATGGATTGTTACTGGTACATCAGAATTATTTTCAGCACAACATTATTGAAGCAGGCGCACACTATGCCGATTTCCCATGGCGCACTGCAAACAATATCAACAACACGGGATTTGTTGAACCGGTAAATTATGCTGGTGACAAACGTATTTTTTATGCGGAGCAGTTTTATGATATCTCCAATCCAGTGCGCAGAGAATTGCATAAAAAGTATATCCGTCAATGCCTGAATAATTTCAAGGATAATAACGGAGTTATACAATTGATTGGTGAAGAATTTACAGGCCCAACACATTTTGTAAAGTTCTGGCTCGATGTAATTCGTGAATGGGAGAAAGAAACAGGCAAGCATCCGATCGTTGGATTGAGTGTAACAAAAGATATACAGGATTCTATTTTAAATATACCTGCTTATGCTTCCGTTGTTGATTTGATTGATATCCGTTACTGGCATTACCAGACCGACGGTACAGCTTATGCACCAAAAGGCGGTGAGAACTTGGCCCCACGTCAGCATGCACGTTTACTGAAACCAAAGAAAACAAGCTTTGAGCAAGTGTATCGTGCAGTGAAAGAATACCGCACAAAATATCCAACAAAAGCAGTGATCTATAGTGGTGATAATTATCCTGAATTCGGTATGGCGGCATTCATGGCAGGCGGAAGTTTGCCTGTAATGTCTGAAAACATTGACGCAGCAATTTTAAAAGCTGCTGTTGGAATGAAACCTGTTGCATCAGCCAATGCGAGTGAGTATGTATTAAGCGACGGGAAGAACAGTATTATTTATAACACAGTTACAAGAAAACTCGAAAGACGATAA
- a CDS encoding pectate lyase family protein encodes MNFLSKRVFAAVVCFVAAGTVFAQYPDIPKDVQQASDSLMRAANKHSDSAWAIAWPIIQKEAREGKPYIPWASRVDELPQSDILAFPGAEGGGRYSFGGRGGKVYVVTNLNDDGPGSLRWACEQGGARIIVFNVAGIIRLKTPLMIRAPYITIAGQTAPGDGVCIAGESVWINTHDVIIRYMRFRRGETWVGRRDDAIGGNPVGNIIIDHVSATWGLDENMSMYRHMYNDSTGKIEDKFGTVNITIQNSIFGEALDTWNHAFGSTLGGENCTFMRNLWASNAGRNPSVGWNGIFNFANNVVFNWVHRSIDGGDYRAQFNIINNYFKPGPATPKTAIAYRILKPESGRSKLKEKYYGRAYVNGNIVEGYPVVTKDNWKGGVQVEGENDKVEIDTSMKWPKPLPMAPITILSAEQAKTYVLANAGATLPRRDAVDARIVKQVATGKVEVDPNVKPPATQFKHRRMPIDSYKIGIITDPAQVGGYPEYKGTPYIDSDNDGIPDAYEVKIGLNSKDATDAARIAKNGYSNIENYLNSVVDVKNVKPIPAVKK; translated from the coding sequence ATGAATTTCCTTTCTAAAAGAGTTTTCGCAGCAGTGGTTTGTTTCGTAGCAGCAGGAACGGTGTTTGCACAGTATCCTGATATTCCAAAAGATGTTCAACAGGCATCCGATTCATTGATGCGTGCAGCAAATAAACATTCCGATTCGGCGTGGGCTATAGCATGGCCCATCATTCAAAAAGAAGCAAGAGAAGGCAAACCTTATATTCCATGGGCTTCACGTGTGGATGAATTGCCGCAATCAGACATCCTTGCATTTCCAGGTGCAGAAGGTGGTGGCCGTTACAGCTTCGGCGGACGTGGCGGTAAAGTATATGTTGTTACAAATTTGAATGATGATGGTCCCGGTAGTTTACGTTGGGCTTGTGAGCAAGGCGGCGCAAGAATTATTGTGTTCAATGTGGCTGGTATTATCCGTTTAAAAACCCCGTTGATGATCCGTGCACCGTATATTACCATTGCCGGACAAACAGCCCCGGGCGATGGAGTATGTATTGCTGGCGAAAGTGTGTGGATCAATACGCATGATGTGATCATCCGTTACATGCGTTTCCGCCGCGGTGAAACATGGGTTGGAAGAAGAGATGATGCTATTGGTGGAAACCCGGTTGGTAATATCATCATCGATCATGTAAGTGCAACATGGGGATTGGATGAGAACATGAGCATGTATCGCCACATGTATAACGACAGCACAGGAAAAATTGAGGATAAATTCGGTACTGTAAATATTACAATTCAGAATTCAATTTTTGGTGAAGCACTCGATACATGGAATCATGCATTCGGTAGTACGCTTGGTGGTGAGAATTGTACCTTCATGCGTAATCTTTGGGCAAGCAATGCCGGACGTAACCCATCGGTTGGTTGGAATGGAATATTCAACTTTGCAAACAATGTTGTTTTTAATTGGGTACACAGAAGCATTGATGGTGGCGATTACAGAGCTCAGTTCAACATCATCAATAATTATTTTAAGCCCGGTCCTGCAACACCGAAAACAGCCATTGCTTATCGCATACTGAAACCGGAAAGCGGACGAAGCAAGCTGAAAGAAAAATATTACGGACGTGCTTATGTAAATGGAAATATTGTGGAAGGTTATCCTGTAGTAACCAAAGATAACTGGAAAGGTGGCGTACAGGTAGAAGGGGAAAATGATAAGGTGGAAATTGATACTAGTATGAAATGGCCGAAGCCATTACCAATGGCACCAATTACAATTTTGTCAGCGGAGCAAGCAAAAACATATGTATTGGCTAACGCAGGGGCAACATTGCCAAGGCGTGATGCAGTGGATGCACGGATTGTAAAGCAGGTTGCAACTGGTAAAGTTGAAGTAGATCCGAACGTGAAACCACCGGCAACGCAATTCAAGCATCGTCGCATGCCGATCGATTCATACAAGATCGGCATCATCACAGATCCAGCACAGGTGGGGGGCTATCCTGAATACAAAGGCACACCTTATATCGACAGCGATAACGACGGTATACCTGATGCATACGAAGTAAAGATTGGATTGAATTCAAAAGATGCAACAGATGCCGCCAGAATTGCAAAGAACGGTTATAGCAATATTGAAAATTATCTCAATAGCGTCGTAGATGTAAAGAATGTAAAACCAATACCAGCGGTGAAAAAATAA
- a CDS encoding RagB/SusD family nutrient uptake outer membrane protein has product MSIKNKFTRFALMLCIGSVVLSACRKDFFDLEDPNGIDSKIWDDEGAVNLFLNKGYDLMMPVWPAPGNIHNTSDELNNANTAFLYGTLVENSVTDIGTGTSINTNRYFDIRRCNTAIEGINAGSLPEATKRTLKGQFFFLRALVYFRLVNLYGGVPLILKSQDLNGDDLNVPRAKTSECIAAIVNDLDSAGAYLPISWNSTNIGRITKATALAYKGKVLMYWASPQFNPTNITDRWEKAYEANKAAYDTAVANGYMLFANYANIFVTENNAEVMLVRKHDAVSISPGRGTNTEYITRPFSESNGGGGSNQPTWNLVQKYTTKDGLPITHPSADHNTTLFWQNRDPRFDMSIAYNGAIWPLSNKVGRKQWNYTGVLDESASSIVTGFYSKKITNPTLAATQALYNSNTGGGSGMDWVEFRFAELVMNLAECANETGRIAESKDMVRKIRQRAGIVQGSFDYGLDVATDAASMRSLILDERMIEFAMEGKRYWDLRRTRNYGLISSRFALRWAPKSPYFAGTGTVAGRIYLDKPDAFGVRPRDTANLNNPSVYTSIFTVTTATLEGSNVISIPDRYYFYALPNIFNQSSYVMAQTIGWAGGTFDPLQ; this is encoded by the coding sequence ATGTCAATAAAAAATAAGTTTACCAGGTTTGCTTTAATGCTTTGCATTGGCTCGGTTGTTTTATCAGCCTGTAGAAAAGACTTTTTTGATCTGGAAGATCCAAACGGTATCGATTCTAAAATATGGGATGATGAAGGTGCTGTAAATCTGTTCCTGAATAAAGGATATGATCTGATGATGCCTGTATGGCCTGCTCCCGGAAATATCCACAATACATCCGATGAATTGAATAATGCCAATACCGCTTTTCTGTACGGTACATTGGTGGAGAACTCTGTAACAGATATTGGTACAGGCACATCCATTAATACAAACAGGTATTTTGATATACGCCGTTGCAATACTGCCATTGAAGGGATCAATGCAGGCAGTTTACCTGAAGCAACAAAACGTACGTTGAAAGGACAGTTCTTTTTCCTGCGGGCGCTTGTGTATTTCCGTTTGGTAAATCTTTATGGAGGCGTTCCCCTCATCTTAAAATCACAGGATCTAAATGGAGATGATTTAAATGTACCACGTGCTAAGACAAGTGAATGTATTGCAGCTATTGTGAATGATCTTGATTCAGCGGGTGCTTATTTACCGATTTCCTGGAACAGCACAAATATTGGACGTATCACAAAAGCAACAGCGCTTGCATACAAAGGCAAAGTATTAATGTATTGGGCAAGTCCGCAATTTAATCCAACAAATATTACAGATCGTTGGGAGAAAGCATATGAAGCAAATAAGGCTGCGTATGATACAGCGGTTGCAAACGGTTACATGTTATTTGCCAACTATGCAAACATTTTTGTTACAGAAAATAATGCAGAAGTAATGTTGGTTCGTAAGCATGATGCGGTTTCCATCAGCCCCGGCCGTGGTACAAATACAGAATATATTACCCGTCCGTTTTCTGAATCAAATGGAGGCGGCGGATCCAATCAGCCTACCTGGAATTTAGTACAGAAGTACACAACAAAAGATGGGTTGCCGATAACGCATCCTTCGGCCGATCACAATACAACATTATTTTGGCAGAACAGAGACCCACGGTTTGATATGTCAATCGCATACAATGGTGCTATCTGGCCTTTAAGTAATAAAGTAGGTCGTAAGCAGTGGAATTATACCGGTGTGCTTGATGAATCAGCTTCATCGATCGTTACCGGATTCTATTCTAAAAAGATCACCAACCCTACATTGGCTGCAACACAGGCACTGTATAACAGTAATACAGGCGGTGGCAGCGGCATGGATTGGGTTGAGTTCCGTTTTGCTGAGTTGGTCATGAATCTTGCTGAGTGTGCAAATGAAACAGGCCGTATTGCAGAATCAAAAGATATGGTGCGCAAAATACGTCAGCGTGCAGGTATCGTTCAGGGGTCATTTGATTATGGATTAGATGTTGCAACCGATGCGGCAAGTATGCGTTCACTCATTTTAGATGAGCGGATGATTGAATTTGCAATGGAAGGAAAGCGTTATTGGGATTTAAGAAGAACACGAAATTATGGCTTGATCAGCTCCAGATTTGCATTACGCTGGGCACCAAAGTCTCCTTATTTCGCTGGAACGGGTACTGTAGCTGGTCGTATTTATCTTGATAAACCGGATGCGTTTGGTGTTCGGCCAAGAGACACTGCCAACTTGAATAATCCATCTGTTTACACTTCTATTTTTACAGTTACCACAGCAACACTTGAAGGTTCAAATGTGATTAGTATTCCGGATCGTTATTATTTCTATGCGTTGCCGAATATCTTTAATCAGTCGAGCTATGTAATGGCACAAACCATTGGATGGGCTGGTGGCACATTTGATCCATTGCAATAA